Proteins from one Loktanella sp. M215 genomic window:
- the purN gene encoding phosphoribosylglycinamide formyltransferase encodes MTRVGILISGGGSNMVALARDMTGDHPGRARLVIANDPGAGGLLKANALRIPTAVVDHRDFPKDRAGFEGALQDALEEARIEVVALAGFMRILTPAFTAQWAGRMLNIHPSLLPKYKGLHTHARVLDEGDTRHGCTVHEVTADLDDGPILGQAAMDVRPGDTPQSLAERLLPLEHRLYPLVLRRYLAGDRTPVMLDA; translated from the coding sequence GTGACACGTGTCGGCATCCTGATTTCCGGCGGCGGGTCCAACATGGTCGCACTCGCGCGTGACATGACCGGGGATCATCCCGGTCGTGCGCGGCTGGTGATCGCCAACGATCCCGGTGCCGGAGGTCTGCTGAAGGCCAATGCCCTGCGGATCCCGACCGCCGTGGTGGATCATCGCGATTTTCCCAAGGATCGCGCGGGGTTCGAGGGTGCTTTGCAGGACGCGCTTGAAGAGGCGCGGATCGAGGTCGTGGCGCTGGCAGGCTTCATGCGGATCCTGACGCCCGCGTTCACCGCGCAATGGGCCGGGCGGATGCTGAATATCCACCCGTCGTTACTGCCGAAATACAAGGGTTTGCACACCCATGCGCGTGTGCTGGATGAAGGCGACACCCGGCACGGCTGCACCGTGCACGAGGTGACGGCAGACCTTGATGACGGGCCGATTCTGGGGCAGGCGGCCATGGATGTGCGGCCCGGTGACACACCGCAGAGCCTGGCCGAACGGCTGCTGCCGCTGGAACACCGGCTATATCCATTGGTGCTGCGCCGCTACCTTGCGGGCGACCGCACGCCGGTGATGCTGGACGCCTGA
- a CDS encoding YIP1 family protein, protein MAVTADIVRTWRGPRAVMRDLLSRGKREDRALAYLIVFCLLVFVAQWPRLARTAAGFDLAPGTEPREIGQLMTYELFAWLTVWPLALYGLAGISHLVAKAFRGQGTFYSARLALFWSLLATVPVLLLYGLMAGFLGQVAGTHLVGAVWIVAFAVIWLQSLREAEA, encoded by the coding sequence ATGGCGGTCACGGCTGACATTGTGCGCACATGGCGCGGCCCCCGCGCCGTGATGCGCGACCTGCTGTCCCGCGGCAAGCGCGAGGACCGGGCGTTGGCCTATCTGATCGTGTTCTGCCTGCTGGTCTTCGTCGCGCAATGGCCGCGGCTGGCGCGGACGGCGGCGGGCTTTGATCTGGCGCCGGGGACAGAGCCGCGCGAGATCGGACAATTGATGACCTACGAGCTTTTCGCCTGGCTGACGGTCTGGCCGCTGGCGCTTTATGGTCTGGCGGGGATCAGTCATCTGGTCGCGAAGGCATTTCGCGGGCAGGGGACGTTCTATTCCGCCCGGCTGGCGCTGTTCTGGTCGCTGCTGGCCACGGTGCCGGTGCTGCTGCTTTATGGTCTGATGGCCGGGTTTCTGGGGCAGGTGGCGGGGACGCATCTGGTGGGTGCGGTCTGGATCGTGGCCTTTGCCGTGATTTGGTTGCAAAGCCTGCGCGAGGCCGAGGCGTGA
- the purM gene encoding phosphoribosylformylglycinamidine cyclo-ligase, translating into MTQNGLTYAAAGVDIDAGNALVERIKPAAKRTQRSGTMAGLGGFGALFDLKAAGYTDPILVAATDGVGTKLRIAIDTGNVDTIGIDLVAMCVNDLVCQGAEPLFFLDYFATGKLELDAATRIIEGIAAGCEASGCALIGGETAEMPGMYHGGDFDLAGFAVGAMERGSDLPAGVAAGDVLLGLASNGVHSNGYSLVRRIVEASGLGWSDAAPFADGPLGGALLTPTRLYVKPALAAVRAGGVHALAHITGGGLTENLPRVLPDDLGCEIELSSWALPPVFGWLRDAGGMAEAEMLKTFNTGIGMVLVVASDRADALVDLLMAEGEMVHRIGRVATGAGVRYTGALA; encoded by the coding sequence ATGACACAGAACGGACTGACCTACGCTGCCGCAGGCGTCGACATCGACGCGGGAAATGCGCTGGTCGAACGCATCAAGCCTGCCGCCAAGCGCACCCAGCGCAGCGGCACGATGGCCGGTCTGGGCGGGTTCGGCGCGCTCTTCGACCTTAAGGCGGCCGGTTACACCGACCCGATCCTTGTGGCGGCGACGGACGGTGTGGGCACCAAGCTGCGCATCGCGATCGACACGGGCAATGTGGACACGATCGGGATCGACCTTGTCGCCATGTGCGTCAACGATCTGGTCTGTCAGGGGGCAGAACCGCTGTTCTTCCTCGATTATTTCGCGACCGGCAAGCTGGAGCTGGACGCCGCGACACGCATCATCGAAGGCATCGCGGCAGGCTGCGAAGCCTCTGGTTGCGCGCTGATCGGGGGCGAGACGGCAGAGATGCCGGGGATGTATCACGGCGGCGACTTCGACCTTGCGGGCTTTGCCGTGGGTGCGATGGAACGCGGGTCGGACCTGCCTGCGGGGGTCGCGGCTGGCGACGTGCTGCTGGGGCTGGCCAGCAACGGCGTTCATTCCAACGGCTATTCGCTGGTGCGGCGGATCGTGGAGGCGTCTGGGCTGGGCTGGTCGGATGCGGCACCCTTTGCGGATGGGCCGCTGGGGGGCGCGCTGCTGACGCCGACGCGGCTTTACGTCAAACCGGCCCTGGCGGCGGTGCGGGCAGGGGGCGTGCATGCGCTGGCCCATATCACCGGCGGCGGGCTGACGGAAAACCTGCCCCGCGTGCTGCCGGACGATCTGGGCTGCGAGATCGAGTTGTCATCCTGGGCGCTGCCGCCGGTCTTTGGCTGGCTGCGCGACGCAGGCGGCATGGCCGAGGCCGAGATGCTGAAGACCTTCAACACAGGCATCGGCATGGTGCTGGTCGTGGCCTCTGACCGGGCCGATGCGCTGGTGGACCTGCTGATGGCCGAGGGCGAGATGGTGCACCGCATCGGCCGCGTAGCGACGGGTGCGGGCGTACGCTATACCGGCGCGCTTGCGTGA
- a CDS encoding DMT family protein gives MLVASNVFMTFAWYGHLKFPGQALWVVVLVSWGIAFFEYWLAVPANRIGHTVYSAAQLKTIQEVITLVVFTGFSVFWLKEGVSWMTLGGFVLIVCGAAMVFKG, from the coding sequence ATGCTGGTCGCGTCGAATGTCTTCATGACCTTCGCGTGGTACGGGCATCTGAAGTTTCCCGGGCAGGCGTTGTGGGTCGTCGTGCTGGTCAGCTGGGGGATCGCGTTCTTCGAGTACTGGCTGGCGGTGCCGGCGAACCGGATCGGACACACGGTCTATTCGGCGGCGCAGTTGAAGACGATACAGGAGGTCATCACGCTGGTGGTCTTCACGGGTTTTTCGGTCTTCTGGTTGAAGGAAGGCGTGAGTTGGATGACGCTGGGTGGTTTCGTGCTGATCGTGTGCGGGGCGGCCATGGTGTTCAAAGGATAG
- a CDS encoding cysteine desulfurase family protein, producing MSRVYLDHNATTPLRAEARAAMIAAMDVVGNPSSVHGEGRAAKALLERSRAAVADAVGASGADVIFVSGATEAAALALAGRGLHGSDLEHEAVRGWVDCDLAVVGGRVQVASPARSVVQLANSETGIVQALPAGLAVSDITQGFGRVAFSYGWAGVEQVFLSGHKFGGPKGVGALVVPQGFDVAAQLRGGGQELGRRSGTENIVAIAGMAAAAVAAQDDLASGAWERVAELRNILEKAVADIVPQTIFVGNDLDRLPNTCCMICPGWRGETQVMAMDLAGFAVSAGSACSSGKVRSSPVLTALGYDDEQARCALRVSLGVETTEDEVLRFADAWCAKAQRMMAA from the coding sequence GTGAGCCGGGTTTATCTGGACCATAATGCGACGACGCCTTTGCGGGCCGAGGCGCGGGCGGCGATGATCGCGGCGATGGATGTCGTGGGCAACCCGAGTTCCGTGCATGGCGAGGGGCGGGCGGCGAAGGCGCTGCTGGAGCGGAGCCGGGCTGCGGTGGCCGATGCCGTTGGCGCATCGGGGGCGGATGTCATCTTTGTGTCCGGGGCGACGGAAGCGGCGGCGCTGGCGCTGGCCGGGCGCGGCTTGCACGGGTCGGATCTGGAACATGAGGCGGTGCGTGGCTGGGTGGATTGCGATCTGGCCGTCGTGGGGGGGCGGGTGCAGGTGGCATCGCCGGCACGGTCGGTGGTGCAGCTTGCGAATTCCGAGACCGGGATCGTGCAGGCGCTGCCTGCGGGACTGGCCGTGAGCGATATCACGCAAGGCTTTGGCCGGGTTGCGTTTTCCTATGGCTGGGCCGGTGTGGAACAGGTGTTTTTGTCAGGCCACAAGTTCGGTGGGCCCAAGGGTGTCGGCGCGCTGGTCGTGCCGCAGGGATTCGATGTGGCAGCGCAGCTGCGCGGTGGCGGGCAGGAGCTGGGCCGCCGGTCGGGGACCGAGAATATCGTGGCGATCGCGGGCATGGCCGCGGCGGCTGTCGCGGCGCAGGACGATTTGGCCTCTGGCGCGTGGGAGCGGGTTGCGGAACTTAGAAATATTCTAGAAAAGGCGGTTGCGGATATCGTGCCGCAGACTATTTTTGTCGGAAATGATTTGGACCGGCTGCCGAACACCTGTTGCATGATCTGTCCCGGTTGGCGGGGCGAGACGCAGGTGATGGCGATGGATCTGGCGGGGTTCGCGGTCAGCGCGGGATCGGCCTGTTCCAGTGGCAAGGTCCGCTCCTCGCCGGTGCTGACGGCGCTGGGATACGACGACGAACAGGCCCGGTGCGCGTTGCGCGTGTCGCTGGGTGTCGAGACGACGGAAGACGAGGTTTTGCGCTTTGCCGATGCGTGGTGCGCCAAGGCCCAACGGATGATGGCGGCGTGA
- the rnd gene encoding ribonuclease D, whose protein sequence is MQTITTTEALATFCAAAAKRAYVTVDTEFLRERTYYAKLCLVQLAWQDEGGHDEVLVDPLAEGLSLEPLYDLFRDEGVVKVFHAARQDLEIFWVDAQLIPSPLFDTQVAAMVCGFGDQAGYETLVRKICKDGVDKSSRFTDWSRRPLTDAQKTYAVGDVTYLRDIYEYLSDRLRSTGRQKWVNEEMAVLNDPATYETDPDTAWEKVKTRTNSGRFLSIVRELARFRETYAQSKDVPRSRVYKDDALVEIASAKPANEADLGRLRLLLREARRGDIADGILNAVKEGLAVPNDKLPKPDLSREKLQVNPAIADMLRVLLKAKSDEEDVAQKLIASSADLDLLAAGQRDIPALKGWRNEVFGRDALLLTQGKVALAVDGQRVVTVPR, encoded by the coding sequence ATGCAGACCATTACCACGACCGAGGCGCTGGCCACCTTCTGTGCCGCAGCCGCCAAGCGCGCTTATGTCACCGTCGATACGGAATTTTTGCGGGAACGCACCTATTACGCCAAGCTGTGCCTTGTGCAGCTGGCGTGGCAGGATGAGGGCGGCCATGACGAGGTGCTGGTTGATCCGCTGGCCGAGGGCCTGTCGCTGGAACCGCTGTATGATCTGTTCCGGGACGAGGGCGTGGTCAAGGTGTTCCATGCCGCGCGGCAGGATCTGGAGATCTTCTGGGTCGATGCGCAGCTGATTCCCTCGCCCTTGTTCGACACGCAGGTCGCGGCGATGGTCTGCGGCTTTGGCGATCAGGCGGGATACGAGACGCTGGTGCGCAAGATCTGCAAGGACGGTGTCGACAAGTCGAGCCGCTTTACCGACTGGTCGCGAAGGCCGCTGACGGACGCGCAAAAGACCTATGCGGTGGGCGACGTGACCTATCTGCGCGACATCTACGAATACCTGAGCGACCGACTGCGCAGCACCGGGCGGCAGAAGTGGGTCAACGAGGAAATGGCGGTCCTGAACGATCCCGCGACCTATGAAACCGACCCGGATACGGCGTGGGAAAAGGTCAAGACGCGCACGAACTCTGGCCGGTTCCTGAGCATCGTGCGCGAGTTGGCGCGGTTCCGCGAGACCTATGCCCAGAGCAAGGACGTGCCGCGCAGCCGGGTCTACAAGGATGATGCGCTGGTCGAGATCGCCAGCGCGAAGCCCGCCAACGAGGCCGATCTGGGCCGTCTGCGCCTGCTGCTGCGCGAGGCGCGGCGCGGTGACATCGCCGACGGCATCCTGAACGCGGTGAAGGAGGGGCTGGCGGTGCCGAACGACAAGCTGCCGAAGCCCGATCTGAGCCGCGAGAAGCTGCAGGTGAACCCGGCCATTGCCGATATGCTGCGTGTCCTGCTGAAGGCGAAATCCGATGAGGAAGATGTGGCGCAGAAGCTGATCGCCTCCTCTGCCGACCTCGATCTGCTGGCGGCAGGACAGCGCGACATTCCGGCGCTGAAAGGCTGGCGCAACGAGGTCTTTGGCCGCGACGCGCTGCTGCTGACGCAAGGCAAGGTGGCGCTGGCCGTCGATGGCCAGCGCGTGGTGACGGTGCCGCGCTAG
- the sufB gene encoding Fe-S cluster assembly protein SufB has translation MAAMDVDVKDGVDQETVDAVAQLSGAYKYGWNDDEIEMDYAPKGVNPDIVRLISSKNEEPQWMTDWRLSAFARWEGMEVPNWAMLKLADIDFQDLYYYARPKSMEVKPKSLDEVDPKLLETYKKLGIPLKEQAILAGVEGAEAPPAEGRKVAVDAVFDSVSVGTTFQKELAKAGVIFCSISEAIREHPELVKKYLGTVVPPSDNFYATLNSAVFSDGSFVYIPPGVRCPMELSTYFRINAENTGQFERTLIIADKGSYVSYLEGCTAPKRDVAQLHAAVVEIIVEEDAEVKYSTVQNWYPGDAEGRGGIYNFVTKRADCRGDRAKVMWTQVETGSAVTWKYPSCILRGNDSQGEFYSIAIANNMQQADTGTKMIHLGKRTKSRIVSKGISAGKAQNTYRGLVSMHPKAKESRNYTQCDSLLIGSDCGAHTVPYIEVKNNSSRVEHEATTSKVDDEQLFYCRSRGMDEEEAVALVVNGFCKEVLQALPMEFAMEAQALVAISLEGSVG, from the coding sequence ATGGCTGCAATGGATGTGGACGTCAAAGACGGCGTCGATCAGGAGACCGTCGATGCGGTGGCGCAGCTGTCGGGGGCCTATAAATACGGCTGGAACGACGACGAGATCGAGATGGATTATGCGCCCAAGGGCGTGAACCCCGATATCGTGCGGCTGATTTCGTCCAAGAACGAAGAGCCGCAGTGGATGACCGACTGGCGTCTTTCGGCCTTCGCGCGCTGGGAAGGCATGGAAGTGCCGAACTGGGCGATGCTGAAGCTGGCGGATATCGATTTTCAGGATCTGTATTATTACGCCCGGCCGAAAAGCATGGAAGTGAAGCCGAAGTCCCTGGACGAGGTCGATCCCAAGCTGCTGGAGACCTACAAGAAACTGGGCATCCCGCTGAAAGAGCAGGCGATTCTGGCAGGCGTCGAGGGCGCCGAGGCGCCGCCCGCCGAGGGCCGTAAGGTGGCTGTGGATGCGGTGTTCGATAGTGTATCCGTGGGGACGACGTTCCAGAAGGAACTGGCCAAGGCCGGGGTGATCTTCTGCTCGATCTCGGAGGCGATCCGGGAGCATCCGGAGCTGGTGAAGAAGTATCTAGGCACCGTCGTGCCGCCGTCGGACAACTTTTATGCGACGCTGAACTCGGCCGTGTTTTCGGACGGGTCCTTCGTCTATATCCCGCCCGGCGTGCGCTGCCCGATGGAATTGAGCACCTATTTCCGGATCAACGCCGAGAATACCGGCCAGTTCGAGCGGACGCTGATCATCGCCGACAAGGGGTCCTATGTGTCCTACCTTGAAGGCTGCACGGCGCCCAAGCGCGACGTCGCACAGCTGCACGCGGCGGTGGTCGAGATCATCGTCGAGGAAGACGCGGAGGTGAAGTATTCCACGGTGCAGAACTGGTATCCGGGCGACGCCGAGGGCCGGGGTGGCATCTACAACTTCGTCACCAAGCGCGCCGACTGCCGGGGCGACCGGGCGAAGGTGATGTGGACGCAGGTGGAAACCGGGTCTGCGGTGACGTGGAAGTATCCAAGCTGCATCCTGCGGGGCAATGATTCACAGGGCGAATTTTACTCCATCGCCATCGCGAACAACATGCAGCAGGCCGATACCGGGACCAAGATGATCCACCTGGGCAAGCGCACGAAGTCGCGGATCGTGTCCAAGGGGATTTCGGCGGGCAAGGCGCAGAACACCTATCGGGGCCTCGTGTCGATGCACCCCAAGGCCAAGGAATCGCGCAACTATACCCAGTGCGATTCTTTGCTGATCGGGTCGGACTGCGGGGCGCATACGGTGCCTTATATCGAGGTGAAGAATAACTCTTCGCGGGTCGAGCATGAGGCGACGACGTCCAAGGTGGACGACGAGCAGCTGTTCTATTGCCGCAGCCGCGGCATGGATGAGGAAGAGGCCGTGGCACTGGTCGTGAACGGGTTCTGCAAGGAAGTGCTGCAGGCGCTGCCGATGGAGTTTGCCATGGAAGCACAGGCGCTTGTCGCGATCAGCCTCGAAGGCTCTGTCGGGTAG
- a CDS encoding SufE family protein encodes MATPAFEEIVETFEFLDDWEDRYRHVIDMGKAMPPLEDALKVPATKVDGCASQVWLVPLPEDGVFHFRGDSDAMIVRGLVAILGALYDGVPLDEVNRIDAGDALGRLGLTDHLSAQRSNGLRAMVERIRSVAAAG; translated from the coding sequence ATGGCGACGCCCGCTTTCGAGGAGATCGTGGAGACCTTTGAATTCCTTGACGACTGGGAGGACCGCTATCGCCATGTGATCGACATGGGCAAGGCGATGCCGCCGCTGGAGGATGCGCTGAAGGTGCCGGCGACCAAGGTCGACGGCTGTGCGAGCCAGGTCTGGCTGGTGCCGCTGCCCGAAGACGGTGTCTTTCATTTCCGCGGCGACAGCGATGCGATGATCGTGCGCGGGCTGGTGGCGATCCTGGGGGCGCTTTACGACGGTGTGCCGCTGGACGAGGTGAACCGGATCGACGCAGGCGACGCACTGGGGCGGCTTGGGCTGACGGATCATCTGTCGGCCCAGCGGTCCAACGGGCTGCGCGCCATGGTGGAACGAATCCGCAGCGTGGCGGCGGCGGGATAG
- a CDS encoding YIP1 family protein, with the protein MTPGQFIATSLRDPAGVARRLTAVALPSGILWQMAALVTILSVLVLELGLLLSPTEASMVAASPFTLCVILGSSLVMMVAAIFWTGRMIGGQGRFAAAILLIVWWQGMALVIQVVQTVALLLFPPLAGIVTLAGLAWLVFALLHLVNVLHGFDSLLKSLGTVVIGVLGISFGLALLLALIGVTLQGGTL; encoded by the coding sequence GTGACGCCGGGCCAATTCATCGCGACGTCGCTGCGGGACCCTGCCGGCGTGGCGCGGCGGCTGACAGCGGTGGCCCTGCCAAGCGGCATTCTGTGGCAGATGGCGGCGCTGGTCACGATCCTGTCGGTGCTGGTGCTGGAACTGGGTCTGCTGCTGTCGCCCACCGAGGCGTCGATGGTCGCGGCCAGTCCCTTTACCCTTTGCGTCATTCTGGGGTCGTCGCTGGTCATGATGGTCGCCGCGATCTTCTGGACCGGGCGCATGATCGGCGGGCAGGGACGGTTTGCCGCAGCGATTCTGCTGATTGTGTGGTGGCAGGGGATGGCGCTGGTCATTCAGGTCGTGCAGACCGTAGCCCTGTTGCTGTTTCCGCCGCTGGCGGGGATCGTGACGCTGGCAGGCCTCGCGTGGCTGGTCTTTGCGCTGCTGCATCTGGTCAACGTGTTGCACGGGTTTGACAGCCTGCTGAAATCGCTGGGCACGGTCGTGATCGGCGTGCTTGGCATATCTTTTGGGCTCGCATTGTTGCTGGCCCTGATCGGCGTGACCCTGCAAGGAGGCACCCTTTGA
- the sufC gene encoding Fe-S cluster assembly ATPase SufC, with translation MLEIKGLKVDLQDEDKSILKGVDLSVPAGKVHAIMGPNGSGKSTLSYVLSGKDGYEVTAGTATLDGVDLLAMEPEERAAAGLFLAFQYPVEIPGVGNMTFLRTAVNAQRKARGQEELSAGDFLKEVRAKAKDLQIDAEMLKRPVNVGFSGGEKKRNEILQMAMLEPKMCILDETDSGLDVDAMKLVADGVNALRSEGRSFLVITHYQRLLDHIKPDVVHIMANGRIIKTGGPELALEVENNGYADLMAEEA, from the coding sequence ATGTTGGAAATCAAAGGCCTGAAGGTCGATCTGCAGGACGAGGACAAGTCGATCCTGAAGGGTGTGGACCTGAGCGTTCCCGCCGGAAAAGTGCATGCGATCATGGGGCCGAACGGGTCCGGCAAGTCGACGCTGTCCTATGTGCTGTCTGGCAAGGACGGCTACGAAGTCACTGCCGGCACGGCGACGCTGGACGGCGTGGACCTGCTGGCGATGGAGCCGGAAGAGCGTGCCGCGGCGGGCCTGTTTCTGGCGTTCCAGTATCCGGTCGAGATTCCGGGTGTCGGCAACATGACGTTCCTGCGCACGGCGGTGAATGCACAGCGCAAAGCGCGCGGGCAGGAAGAGCTGTCGGCCGGTGACTTCCTGAAGGAAGTCCGCGCCAAGGCGAAGGACCTGCAGATCGATGCCGAGATGCTGAAGCGCCCCGTAAACGTGGGCTTTTCGGGTGGCGAGAAGAAGCGCAACGAAATCCTGCAGATGGCGATGCTGGAACCGAAGATGTGTATCCTCGACGAGACCGACTCTGGCCTTGACGTGGACGCGATGAAGCTGGTGGCCGATGGCGTGAACGCGCTGCGGTCGGAAGGCCGGTCATTTCTGGTTATCACGCATTATCAACGCCTTCTGGACCATATCAAGCCGGACGTCGTCCACATCATGGCGAACGGCCGCATCATCAAGACCGGCGGGCCGGAGCTGGCCCTTGAGGTCGAGAACAACGGTTACGCCGATCTGATGGCGGAGGAGGCGTAA
- a CDS encoding SufB/SufD family protein, with protein sequence MALAQRKQDATDARLGGIALPDGPAWLTRARKAALARVAAMGLPARRDEYWRFTDPTTLTDGAAIPAEVLAIEEDPEFSATDALRVVFVDGVFDADASDDLTAAGVTITRLAAAQDITWAADLLGTLETRGQQPVERPLAALTTATATDGLLIHVTGQAERAIHLRYDRKDAGADVALHHVVKLDAGAVVTLLESGAGAARFASNMEVDVATGAAFHHVRAQGRDHGRRMNTHTFARIGAESTFKSFTLSVNGALTRNDCIMEIVGDDATAHVAGACVGDGEGFHHDDTIFITHDAVGCESRQVFKKVLRNGAVGVFQGKILVKHGAQKTDGYQISQSLLLDGDSQFLAKPELEIYADDVACSHGSTSGAIDEDALFYLRSRGVPHKTATTLLTLSFLAESLQEIADESLADDLRDRLAGWLDRHQH encoded by the coding sequence ATGGCGCTTGCGCAACGCAAACAGGATGCGACGGACGCGCGGCTGGGCGGCATCGCGTTGCCCGACGGCCCGGCCTGGCTGACACGCGCCCGCAAGGCGGCGCTGGCGCGCGTGGCGGCCATGGGTCTGCCCGCGCGGCGGGATGAATACTGGCGCTTCACCGACCCCACGACGCTGACCGACGGGGCCGCGATCCCGGCCGAGGTGCTGGCCATCGAGGAAGACCCGGAGTTTTCCGCGACCGACGCGCTGCGTGTGGTCTTCGTGGACGGTGTATTCGATGCGGACGCCTCTGACGATCTGACGGCCGCCGGTGTGACGATCACCCGTCTGGCCGCGGCGCAGGATATCACCTGGGCCGCCGACCTGCTGGGCACGCTGGAGACGCGCGGGCAGCAGCCGGTGGAACGCCCTCTGGCGGCGCTGACGACGGCCACGGCGACGGACGGTCTGCTGATCCATGTGACGGGTCAGGCGGAACGCGCGATCCATCTGCGCTATGACCGCAAGGACGCAGGTGCCGACGTGGCGCTGCACCATGTGGTCAAGCTGGACGCCGGGGCTGTCGTGACGCTGCTGGAAAGCGGTGCCGGTGCGGCGCGGTTTGCGTCGAACATGGAGGTCGACGTGGCAACGGGTGCCGCGTTCCACCATGTCCGCGCGCAGGGCCGCGACCATGGCCGCCGGATGAACACGCATACCTTTGCGCGGATCGGCGCCGAGTCGACGTTCAAGTCCTTCACGCTGAGCGTCAACGGGGCGCTGACCCGCAACGACTGCATCATGGAGATCGTGGGCGACGATGCCACGGCCCATGTGGCAGGTGCCTGCGTCGGTGACGGCGAAGGCTTTCACCACGACGATACGATCTTCATCACCCACGACGCGGTCGGCTGCGAGAGCCGCCAGGTGTTCAAGAAGGTGCTGCGCAACGGCGCCGTGGGCGTGTTTCAGGGCAAGATCCTGGTCAAGCACGGCGCGCAGAAGACCGACGGCTATCAGATCAGCCAGAGCCTGCTGCTGGACGGCGACAGCCAGTTCCTCGCCAAGCCGGAGCTGGAGATCTATGCCGACGATGTGGCCTGTTCGCATGGGTCCACGTCCGGTGCGATCGACGAGGATGCGCTGTTCTATTTGCGGTCCCGCGGTGTGCCGCACAAGACGGCGACGACGTTGCTGACCCTGTCGTTCCTGGCCGAGTCCCTGCAGGAAATCGCGGATGAAAGCCTTGCGGATGATCTGCGCGACAGGCTTGCGGGCTGGCTGGACCGTCATCAGCACTGA
- a CDS encoding cysteine desulfurase: MFDVDAIRAQFPILSREVNGKPLVYLDNGASAQKPRVVIDAMTQMYENEYANVHRGLHYLSNVATDHYEGVRGKIARFLNAKSEDDIILNSGTTEGINMVSYGWAAPRLQAGDEIVLSIMEHHANIVPWHFLRERQGVVIKWVETGADGSLDPQAVIDAIGPKTKLVAVTHMSNVLGTLVDVKAICAGAHAKGVPVLVDGSQAAVHMSVDVQDMGCDFYAVTGHKLYGPSGSGAIFVHPDRMAEMRPFLGGGDMIREVSRDAVTYNDAPMKFEAGTPGIVQTIGLGVALDWMMDVGMDNIAAHEAGLRDYAQDKLHGLNWLQVQGNAPGKGAIFSFTLDGPAHAHDISTVLDKKGVAVRAGAHCAMPLMDHLGLTATCRASFGVYNTTAEVDALVDALELCHELFA, translated from the coding sequence ATGTTCGACGTAGATGCGATCCGCGCGCAGTTTCCCATCCTGAGCCGCGAGGTGAACGGCAAGCCGCTGGTGTACCTCGACAACGGGGCATCCGCGCAGAAGCCGCGCGTCGTGATCGATGCGATGACGCAGATGTACGAGAACGAATATGCCAACGTTCACCGTGGCTTGCACTATCTTTCCAATGTGGCGACCGACCATTACGAAGGCGTGCGCGGCAAGATCGCGCGGTTCCTCAATGCAAAGTCAGAGGATGACATCATCCTCAATTCCGGCACGACCGAGGGCATCAACATGGTCAGCTACGGCTGGGCCGCGCCGCGCCTGCAGGCGGGCGACGAGATCGTACTGTCGATCATGGAGCACCACGCCAATATCGTGCCCTGGCATTTCCTGCGCGAACGGCAGGGCGTGGTCATCAAGTGGGTCGAGACGGGGGCCGACGGATCGCTGGACCCGCAGGCCGTGATCGACGCAATCGGGCCAAAGACGAAACTGGTGGCCGTCACGCATATGTCGAACGTGCTGGGCACGCTGGTCGATGTAAAGGCGATCTGTGCGGGCGCCCATGCCAAGGGCGTGCCGGTGCTGGTCGATGGCTCTCAGGCCGCGGTCCACATGTCCGTCGATGTGCAGGACATGGGGTGCGATTTCTATGCCGTCACCGGACATAAGCTTTATGGGCCAAGCGGTTCCGGGGCGATCTTCGTCCACCCAGACCGCATGGCCGAGATGCGCCCCTTCCTTGGTGGTGGTGACATGATCCGCGAGGTCAGCCGCGACGCGGTGACCTATAACGATGCGCCGATGAAGTTCGAGGCGGGCACACCGGGGATCGTGCAGACCATCGGTCTGGGGGTCGCGCTGGACTGGATGATGGATGTCGGCATGGACAACATCGCGGCCCACGAGGCGGGCCTGCGGGACTATGCGCAGGACAAGCTGCACGGGCTGAACTGGTTGCAGGTGCAAGGCAATGCGCCGGGCAAGGGCGCGATCTTCAGCTTTACGCTGGACGGGCCTGCACATGCGCACGACATTTCGACCGTGCTGGACAAGAAGGGTGTCGCCGTGCGTGCCGGGGCCCATTGCGCGATGCCGCTGATGGATCATCTGGGGCTGACGGCGACCTGCCGGGCGTCTTTCGGCGTCTACAACACCACGGCAGAGGTCGATGCGCTGGTCGATGCGCTGGAGCTGTGCCACGAACTTTTTGCCTAG